TCTACATTTAACACTAAAACTTGGATTTCTAGATTCTATTTTTGCTAAAATATTTCCATTTCCTATTCTATTTAAGCGAACAAGTGGTGTATTTCCAATAGTTAATGAATTATCTTTGTATATTTTACTCATTTTTTTCCATTTTTTAAATTGATAGTATGTAATATAAATATTTTGTAATTAAATTTTATTGTTTTTTAAAATTTTTTAATTTTATATTTTTTTATTATACTTTGTATAATAATTAGAAAAATTTATTTTTATAAGTTGATAAAATTTAATTTTATTTAATTTTTTAAGTATTTTATTTATTTCTGTATTATTACTTAATAAATAGTATATTTTAATTTAATATTAACTTTTATATTATTTTATCTTTTATATATATTTAGTGTATAAAATAATATTCTTTTAACCTATTAATATAATAAAAATTTTATTTTTTATAATGGATATATATGTAAAAATAAAATATTTTTTATATTTTAATAATTATATTATAAAAAATATCAATATTTTTAATTAAAACTTTTAATAAAATTTGAATTTTTTATATTAATTTATTCTCTAGTATATTTATGAAAAAAATTAAATATCAAATTGACGAACTACGTAAAAAAATTTTGAAATATGATTATTTTTATCATACTTTAGACAAACCTATGATTTCTGATTCAGAGTATGATTATTTATTAAATCAATTATATGATTTAGAATTAAAATACAAAGAATTTATTACTCCTGATTCTCCTACTCAAAAAATAGGTTCAAATTTACTTGATAAATTTAAAAAAGTAACGCATTTTTTTCCTATGTTATCTTTAGAAAACACATTTCATTTAAATGGATATTTAAAATTTGAAAATAGAATTAAAAAAAATTTTACAGCTAACTATATAATAGATTTTTGCTGTGAGTTAAAAATTGATGGGATAGCAGTTAGTTTGATTTATGAATCTGGTACTTTAGTTCGAGCAGCAACTCGAGGCGATGGTTATTTAGGAGAGAATGTTACACAAAACATAAAAACAATTAAATCTATTCCAATAAAATTAAAAGGAAGTAATATACCGAAAAGATTAGAAGTGAGAGGTGAAGTTTTTATGTTAAAATCTGAATTTTTTAAGTTGAATAATAAAGGATTATCAATTAAAAAAAAATATTTTTCTAATCCTAGAAACGCGGCTGCTGGATCATTAAGACAAATCGATTCTACAATTACAGCTAAAAGAAAACTAATGTTTTTTTGTCATGGATTTAATTTTTTTGAAGAAATAAAATTTTTTCAAACGCATTATGAGGTACTTATACAACTTAAAAATTGGGGAATCCCCATTAATAAAGACATGTTAGTTTGCTCTGATCATTTGGAAATATTAAATTTTTATAAAAAATTTGAAAAAAATCGTTTGTTATTTGACTTTGATATAGATGGTATTGTTATTAAAGTAAATTCACTTTATTTACAAAAAAAATTAGGCTCTAATAATAAATCACCTAGATGGGCTATTGCTTTTAAATATCCATCTAAAGAAGAAATTACTAAATTAAATGATGTAAAATTTGAAGTTGGAAGAACAGGGGTTATCACACCAGTAGCGTATTTTAATCCAGTTTATATTTCAGGAGTGTTGATTAAAAAAGCTTCTTTGCATAATAAAAATGAAATTAATAGATTAAATTTATATTTCAATGATTATATTATTATACAGCGTTCTGGGGATGTTATACCTAAAATTGTAAATGTTATTAAAAGCAAACGTCTTGAAAATGCAAAAAAAATATTTTTTCCAATTTATTGTCCAGTTTGTAATTCAAAATTAATTTCAAATAAAGGAGGAAAAATAATACGTTGTCTTTCTGGATTAATATGCGATGCTCAGAAAAAAAAAATATTTTGTCATTTTTTTTCGAAGAATGCATTAAATGCTAATGGATTAGGTCCTAAAGTTATTAATGAATTAATTCAAAAAAAAATTGTTTTAAATTTAATAGATTTTTTTTATCTTACAGAAAATCAATTAAAAAATATAGAAAATATAGGTAAAAAAAAGAGTGTTAAAATTATTAAAACTATTTTGCAATCCAAAAAAACTACCATGAGTCGTTTTATTTATGCTTTAGGAATTTTTTCTGTAGGTGAAGTTGTAGCACAAAAACTATCTAATTACTTTAATATTTTTAATAATTTAATGTATGCTTCGAAACAAGAGCTAGAATTAATAGATGGCATAGGAAAAGTAGTAGCTAATAATATATTTAACTATTTTTCTATTTCTGAAAACAAAAAATTAGTCAAAAAATTAACAGAAATATTAAGTATTATTCCGTATAGTAAAAATTTTTTTAACGCTAAAATAGAACATATTTTTAACAAAGATATTGTTATAACAGGCATCTTTAAAGAATACTCTAGAAATGAATTAAAAGAAATTTTGATCAAATTAGGTGCTCGTATTGGTAATAAAGTTTCTAAAAAAACAAAATTATTAATATTTGGAGAAAAAGTTGGTAGAAAATTTTTAGAAGCAGAAAAATTAAATATTCAGATGATTAATGAAAAAGAACTTTATACTTTATTAAAAAGTATTAATTAAAATTTTTTATTTTTGGGTCGTGCAGGATTTGAACCTGCGACCAATTGATTAAAAGTCAACTGCTCTACCAACTGAGCTAACGACCCAAAGTATTTTTTTGGGTGATGACGGACTCGAACCGCCGACTTCCTCCGTGTAAAGGAGGAGCTCTACCAACTGAGCTAATCACCCTTGTATAGTTTATATTGTAAAGATAAGAAAATTAGAGTCAATCTTTTTTTTTAAAACATTATTTGTTTGTTGTAATTTTAATCATTATGATTAAATAATTATCTATATTTATTACATACAAAATGTATTTTAAAACTTTGTATAAAATTTTTAAAATATTTCAAGGAATATATGAAAGTTAAAACTCGTTTCGCACCTAGTCCTACTGGGAATTTGCATATTGGAAGCATTCGTACAGCTTTGTATTCTTGGTTATTTGCTCGTCGTCATAATGGCAAGTTTGTACTCCGTATAGAAGATACTGATTTTGAACGGTCTAATTCGTCATCAGTTCAATCTATTTTTCAAGGTTTAAAATGGTTGGGATTAAATTGGGACGAAGGTCCTTATTTTCAAACTGAAAGATTAAAACGCTATAAAGAAGTAATTGAAATTATGTTAAAAACAGGAAATGCATATAAGTGTTATTGTTCACCAAAAGAAATAGAAGAAGAACGTTCTAAACAAATTTCTGAAGGAAAAAAACCACGTTATACTGGAGTTTGTAGAAACTTAAAAACCCAATATAATATTAATAAGCAATATACAATACGATTTAAAAATCCTACTTTTGGAAAAGTAACATTTGAAGATAAGATTAGAGGGAAAATTACTTTTAATAATATAGAGTTAGATGATCTTATCATTCAACGTTCAAATGGTATTCCTACTTATAACTTTTGTGTTGTAATTGATGATTTAGATATGAATATTACGCATGTTATTCGTGGAGAAGATCATATTAATAATACACCTCGTCAAATTAATATTTTAAAATCTTTAAAAGCACGAATACCTATTTATGCACATGTTTCTATGATACTAAACGAAAATGGAAAAAAATTTTCTAAGAGAGAAAATGCTGAAAATATTATTGAGTATAATAAAAAAGGGTTTTTACCAGAAGCATTAATTAATTATATAATACGATTAGGCTGGTCTCATGGAAATCAAGAAATTTTTACTATTTCAGAATTAAAAAAGTTATTCAATTTAGATGCTATTAATAAATCTGCAAGTACTTTTAGTATGAAAAAATTATTATGGCTAAATAAATATTATATTAATAATTTACCATTAAGTTATGTTGCTAATCTTTTAAAAGATTATATGAAAAATGAAAATATAAATATAGAAAGCGGACCTAATTTAGAATGTTTATTAAATTTGTACAAAAATCGTTTTCATACTTTGCAAGATATCGCATATTCCTTTAGATTTTTTTATGAAGAATTTAAATTTTTTAATATAAAATCTGATAATAAATATTTGATTCTAAAAAATTTTTATATTTTAAAAGAAATTTACAATAAATTAAAACAGCTTTCTTTTTGGACAATCGAGGTATTATCTAAAGTTATTAATAATCAATCTATAGAATCAAATATTGAGTTAAAAGAAATAAATATATTATTGAGAGTTGTGTTAACAGGAAGTATGCATTCACCAAATATAATTTCTATAATCTTTTTGCTTGGAAAAGAAAAAACTTTATCAAGATTTAAAAAAGCAATAATTTTTATAGAAAAAACAAAAAATAAAAATATTAACTAAATAGTTTATTCAAATATTTTTTATAATATTAAATTGAATACTTTTATTTTAAAAAATTGATTAGTTTTAATATAAAAAGCATTTTATAGAAAAATAAATTGACAGAATTCATGTGTTTTTATATTGTAATAATTTTGGGGCTATAGCTCAGTAGGTAGAGCGTTTGCATGGCATGCAAAATGTCAGCGGTTCAATTCCGCTTAGCTCCAAAAATTTAAATAATTTTCAAATTTTAAATATTTTTTATTAAATAATTTTAATATTTCTTTAAAAAAATCTTTAAAATGCTGTGCAAAATGATTAGCACAGCGTTTTTAATTTAGATCTGTTGACTCATTATTTCTTTGTAAGCTGAAATAATTTTATTTCTAATTTGAATAGCTAATTCTATAGAAATAGAAGATTTTTGCAAATTTATCATTACGTCATTTAAAGAGATAGAAGATGGATTTAATTCAAACTTTTCAATATTTTTTTTTGCATTATTTTGAATATTATTAATTTCTCCTAATGCGTTTTGAAAAAATTGAGTAAAATTATCAGATTCTTTAATATTTTTTTTGTTTTCATCTAAAAAATTAATCTTAGTATAAATATTTTGATTATGAATGTTATCAATAAACATATCTTCCTCTAAATTTTTACTTTTTTTGACTTTTTAATAATATCATATCTTTTATAAAGATTAATATTTTATGTTCTAGGTAATTTATCAGGAATTTTTTTTATTTCAAGTGAAATTTAATTGTTACTCAATTATAGTTAAAATTATTTACTAGATTAGGAAGATGTTATGAATTTTAGTGCTATAGAAGAATCAATTTCAGAAGAGAAAAACAAATTTAGTAATTTTTTATCTTATTTTTTTAAAAATGCACGTGTTTTAATAATTTTATTAGCGCTTGCGGTGATTACTACGATTTCAATTTCTGTCTGGAGAAAATCTTCTGATTATCAAATTTTATATAATAACCTGTCTATTGAAGATAGTGAATTTATTATTGATTACTTAAACCAGATGAAAATTCCTTATCAGTTTTCTGAAAACTCTAAAAAATTATTAGTTCCAAAAAATCAGATTTACGATCTACGCTTACACTTTTCAGAAAAAAATTTACCTCGTAGTGGAGTAGGTTTTGAAATTTTGGATAAAGAAAAATTTGGTATTAGTCAGTTTAATGAACAAATTAACTATCAACGAGCTTTAGAAGGTGAATTAGCTCGTACTATAGAAAGAATTAATGTTGTAAAAAATGCAAGAATACATATAGCAATTCCAAAATCTTCTTTATTTTTACAAGATAAAAAAAAACCATCAGCTTCAGTTATTTTAAGTTTAAAATCTGGAACGGCATTAAATTCAAACCAAACAAATGCTATATTACATTTAATTTCTAATAGTATATCTGATTTATCCGTAGATAATATAACTATAGTTGATGAATTTGGTAAGCTATTAAATGATACTTCATTAGAATCAAATCAAATAAATGATGTAAAATTAAGATATTCTGAACAAATTGAATCAAGATATGCTAATAAAATTCAAAGTATTTTAGAACCATTATTTGGTGTTGGCAACGTACATGCTCAAGTAACCGCACAAATTGATTTTAATTCTCAAGAAAAAACACGAGAAAAATATGAACCTAACACAAATTATGAAGATCAATCAATTCGTTCTCATCAAACTAGCATTAATGATAAGATAAAAAGTAAAAAAGACAACGATGAAAATCATTATTCTCTTCGAAATAATTTACCCAATAGTAACTATAATAAAGCTAAAAAATCTGATACTGTAAAAAATCATAAACCATTTAAAGGTAGCTTTATAAATTCCAATTCTACTATTAATCATGATGATACAATTAATTATGAATTAAATCATACTTTATCACATATCAAAATGAATGTTGGAGAAGTTAAAAGATTATCTGCTGCAGTAGTTGTAAATTTTATTCAAAATAAAACTGGAAAAGCAGTTCCTTTAAATTCAAAACAAATAAAAAATATTAAAAATTTAGTCTGTGAATCAATAGGTTATTCTAAAATCAGAGGTGATAGCGTACATGTAATCAATGAGCCTTTTGCTGCGTATGACAATAAAAATACTTTTACTAAATTTAATAATTTTAATCAACCTAATATTTTTAATACTTTTTCAATTTTAATACCATGGTGCATTTTAGCTTTATTTCTTTTATATTTTCTAAAAAAATATATTTTTTCTTTTTCAAAAAATACTTTTAAAAATAAAAGATTAGATAAAAGAAATATAAAAAAAGAAATTGTAAACTCTAACGAAAATGAATCAGCAAATAATGTTAAGACAAAAGTTTTCAAAAACTTAAATACAGAAAATACAGATAATTTAGTTCATCAAATTTGTAATATATCTAATCAAAATCCACGTGTTATAGCGTCGATTATTCGTCAATGGATGAGTGATAAAAAATGACTTTAAATGGTATCGAGAAAAGTGCTCTTTTATTAATGTCAATAGGAGCTGATCAAGCATCAGAAGTATTAAAATATTTAACTCCTTTTGAAATTCAAGAATTAGTTACGTCTATGGTTAATATTAATCAGTTTTCCAATACAACATTAAATCAAGTATTAACTGAATGTTATAATCTTTTTATGAAAAATAATAATTTAGTTTATAACAATAATGATGAATATATATCTGATATGTTAATCAAAGCACTAGGCGATAAAAAAGCCAATGTTTTGTTAAATGACGCGTTAGAAACAAGAAACATTAAAATGTCTATTGAATCTCTCAATCTAATGAAACCTGATAAATTAGCTGATTTATTAGAAAAACAGCATTCTCAAATTATTACAACAATACTAGTATATTTAAATAAAAATCAAGCAGCTCAAGTTTTGTCTTATTTAAGCAAAGAAAAACGTATTGAAGTTATAATGAAAATTTCTGTTTTTAATGGGCTTGAAGAAACCAAATTTATTGAATTAAAAGATATTATTAACGATTTCCTAAAAAAGAAAAAGTTCACTTTTTCAGATAAGGGAGGTATAAAAACTGTTGCTAAAATTTTATCTTCTATGAATATAGAAAATGAAAAAGATTTACTTAAAAAGATTAAATTTTTTAATAAAGAATTATTTAATAAAATTATTAAAGAATTATTTTTATTTGAAAATATATTAAGTGTTGATGATAGCATTATTAAATGTTTAGTAAACCATTTAGAGGAAGAAAAACTATATATTGCACTTCAAGGTACTAGTGACATTATTAGAAATAAATTTTTTCGTAATATGGATAAAGAAAAATCAACAAGATTATTACTTTGTTTAAAGGAAAAATCTTATGTTTCTGAAATAGCTATAGAAAATGAACAAAAACTAATTTTAATGATGATTAAAAATATTTTAGATTATGGTATGTTTTCATTAGAAAATTTAGGAAAGTATTATGTCTAATTTAGATTTAAAAAAAGAATGGAAAAAATGGAATCCAGAAAAAATTTTTTTAAATAATTCAAAAAAAAATTACGATTTTTTTCGAGATATAGAAATATTAAAAGAAACAGATTTTTCTACTTTAAAAAAAAATAAATTAACGAATGAATTTAAACAATTAGATAAAATCAAAAAAAAATCTTTTAATAATGAATTAGATTATTTAAAATTAAAAAACAATCTTGAAGAAAAAGAAAATGAATATACTTTATTAAATCATAAATTGCGAGATTTATGTTCAAATTTTGAATCTGCAATTTCTTTATTTGAAGAAACATTATTTTCACGTTTACTAAAAACAGTTTTAATAGTTGCTTCGTATATTGTTGGGGAAAAATTTTTAATTAATGAATCAATTTTATTAAAAAAAATAAAAAAAATTATTAAAAGTGATAATTTTTTTTTAAAAAAACCACAATTAGTTATTCATCCCAATAACAAAAAAATATTAGAAAAACTTTTAAAACAATCTAAAAACAATAAATGGGAATTAATTTGTAATAAAACCATTGATCCTAATAGTTTTAAAATTCACTCTGAACAGAGTGATATAGATGCTACTATCTATGCTAGATGGAAAGAAGTATATCGTATTATTCTTGAAGAAGAGGGGCATTAATGAAATTAAAATGTTCTAAATTATTTAATAAAATTACTTCTTTTGAAAATAAAATAGATAATCTTTCTGATATTATTATATATGGTCACGTCATTAGTATAAACGGTTTGGTATTAGAAGTGATAGGTTTAAAAGCTCCTATTGGAGCTGAGTGTATTATTGAAAGAATTATAGATGGTAAAGTATTAAATATTTCAGCTGAAGTTATGAGATTTAATAAAGAAAAAACGTTATTATTTTCTTTTGAAGAAACTTATGGTATTTTACCTGGTGCTAAAGTTTTTTTAAAAACATTTAAAAATTTAGATATATTTATTAAAAAAGTTCCATTAGGAACAAGTTTATTAGGAAGAGTATTGAATTCTAAAGGACATGCATTAGACGGACTTCCCGAGTTAGATTCAAAGTGTTTTTCTGTAATTGAAAAAAAGCATATTAACCCATTAAGTAGAAAACCAATTAATGAAATATTAGATACAGGGATATGTGCTATAAATGGATTGATAACTATTGGAAGAGGACAAAGAATAGGAATTTTTTCAAGTTCAGGAATTGGTAAAAGTATTCTTCTTGGCATGATGGCAAAATATACAAAAGCAGATGTAGTAGTAATAGGATTAATTGGAGAAAGAGGAAGAGAAGTAAAGGATTTTATTGAAAATGTATTAGGACCAGATGGACTATTAAAATCTGTAGTAATTGCTGCACCAGCAGACACTTCCCCTTTATTACAAATTGAAGCTGCGTCATATGCTACAAGCATAGCTGAATATTTTCGAGATCAAGATAAAAATGTTTTGTTGATTATGGATTCTTTAACTCGTTATGCAATGGCTCAAAGAGAAGTTGCATTATCTTTAGGTGAATTACCAGTTTCTAGAGGATATCCATCTTCTGTATTTTCTAAAATTCCTATTTTAGTAGAACGTTCAGGAAATACAGATAAAAAAGGATCTATTACTTCGTTTTATACAGTTCTAACTGAAAATGATGAAGATCAAGATCCTGTTTCACAAATTTGTCGTTCTATACTTGATGGTCATATTGTATTATCTCGATATTATGCTGATTTAGGACATTATCCTGCTATTGATATTGAGTCTTCTATTAGTCGTGTAATGCCAGAAATTATCACTAAAGAACAATATTTAAAAGCTTGCTATTTTAAAAAATTAGTAGCTTCTTATCAAAGAAATAAAGATTTAATTAATATTGGAGCTTACGTTAAAGGTAATGACTTGGTTTTAGATGAAGCTATTAATAAATGGAAAAATTTAGAAAAGTTTTTACAACAAAAACCATCAGAAAAAATCGATTATTTAGTTTCTTGTGAAAAATTAAATCAAATATTTAATTAAAATTATTCAAATTTTTACATTTATTTATCTTATTTAAAAAATTTAATAGGATATATTATTATGAAATATAAAAAAATTTTTTTTTCTATTTTAGAAAGTATAGAGAATAAAAAAATAGAACAACAAACAATTCATATTCAAAATTTATATAATCAAAAAAAAAACATATTGAACAACTAAAATTATTAATTAATTTTCGAAATGAATATATTGAAAAATTAAATATTAAACTTAAATTAGGAATATCTATTGATCATTGGAAAATATATAATAACTTTATTTTTATGTTATATAGTGCAGTTGAAGAAAATAACAATATTATTAAAAAATATGAAGAAACGATTAAACAAAATATAGATCAATGGTTTATAAATAAGATTAAGTTAAAAACTTGGAATTATTTAAATCAAAAAAACAAAATAACATTTAAAAAACGTCGAATTTTAAAAGAAAATATTGTTAACGATGAATTTTCTCAATTTAAATATATTAAAAAAGGCAGTAATTAATGTTAAGTCATCTCAATAATATTTTATTAAAAAAAAATATTTTATTAAATTCAAATCACAATATTTATTGTGATCTTACTAATTTTAATTTTTATGAATCTATTGTAAATGAATGCAAACAACATTTATTAAATAAAGAAATTAAATTTGATAATACTTCTACAAAACAAAAGAAAAAAAATGATGAAAATATTATATCTACTAATTTTATAGTAAATAATTTATTAAATATTTTAAATAAAAAAAATATGAATAATAGTTTTTATGTAAAAAAAAACGATGGTATAAAAAATCAAAAAAAAAAATTAGATGAAAATATTAAATTAAAATCTTATGCTTATTTAAAAAACAAAGAAAAATTTAATTTAGAAGAAAATAAAAAAAATTATAAAACCAAAAATAATGGAATATTAAAAAACTCAATGGATATTAAAAATAAATGTATTTTATATGGTAATTATAATATAGATAATTTATCGAAAAAATCCTGCAATAAACGTACCTTCAATGAAATCAGTAATTTAAATATTATAAAACGAAAAACAAACTTTATTAAAAATAGTAAAAATTTTATACATTTTAAAAATTGCATAAATAATATATCTAATATGATTTTTTCTAAAAATACACATAAAAATCAATATTCTATTTGTGAAGTAAATTCTTTAAAAAAAACAAATGAAAATAATTTTTCTAAATTAAATAAAAAAACAATGTTTATTTTAAACAAAAAAGAAAATATTCAATGGAAAAAAGCAATTAGTCAACAAGTTTTATTTTCTATTTCTAATAAAGAAAACAAAGCTGAAATTCGTTTACAACCAGAATTTTTAGGTTCAATATATGTAAAAATTCAAATGAAAAATGATCAAGCGAAATTAAAATTTATTTCGGATCATATAGAAATTAAAAATTTTTTAAATAATTGTATTCCATTTTTACGCGATTCTTTAAATAAAAATGGTATTTTTTTAAAAAAAGTCAATATTTCCAACTCTTTTAATTTAGAAAAAAATAAAAATTTATTTATTTCAGAATATAAACCCAAAATCTCTAGCATAATTAAAAATTTTTATAAAAATTTCACACAAAAGAAAGTTATTGATATGTATGTTTAATTTTTATAAAAACATATATTTAAAATTCTAATTATATTTAAAACTTAAAAAACAAGTTTTAATTTAATTTTCACCATTTTTACCTATAAGGTATATAATAAATGGGCAAAAGTAATTATTTTAATATTGTAAATAAAGTTATTAATGGAAAAGAAGAAATACATAATATTTTGAATATAGATGAAATTAAAATATTAGAAACAATAAATGAAAAATTTATAAAGAAAATAATAATATATTTTTCAAATTTTGTTCAAAATCATGTAAAATTGAATTTTTTTTCTATTAAAGCAAACTCTTATACAGATAATGATAGAAATATAAAATATTTATTTTCCAATGAAATAGAAATATTAAATTTAAATAAAAAATCTTATATATTTTTTTCAGATAATTTTTTGTCTGTTTTTATAGATTTGTTATTTGGAGGAAATGGTACCTGTACAGAAAAAATTACCAAACAAAGAAATCTTACATATACAGAAGAAATTATTGCTCAAAAAATATTAAAATTAATTTTTAACGCTTATTGCAAATCTTTTAAAAAATTTTTTTCTATTGATATAAAAGCTTCACATGTAAAAATTTTTGATATTGAAAAAAATCTTTTTATGAAAGAGAATTATATAACTAATTATTTTAGTTTAAGTGTTAATAATGTAGAAATTTTTTTAAGTATTTTATTTCCTCTTTCAATAATGAAGCGCAATTTTCAGAAAACAATTTCTTCAAAAAATAATAAAAAGTCTTTAATAAAAAATATAAATGCTGATAAAAATATTTCTATTATTGATTTATATGATATTAAATTAGATCTTGTTTCTGAATTAATAATATCTTCTAAAATAAAATATAATAGTTTATCTATAGGGGATGTTTTACTGATTGATAGTCCTGATAAAGTAATTGTATCTACGCAAAAAACACCCATTTTTTTAGGTAAATATAAAATTTTTGATGAAAAATTAGTTGTTTTTTTAAATAAATTTATACATAAAAATTTAGATGCAAATAAATGTGAGGAGTTTTTTAATGAATAAATTGAAAAAAAAAGATGATTCTGAAAAAATTAATAATTTTATTCAAAATAATGAAAACGTTCAAAATGAAAAAAAAATGAAAACGTTCAAAATGAAAACGTTCAAAATGAAAACGTTCAAAATGAAAACGTTCAAAATGAAAACGTTCAAAAAGTAAATAACCTTGAAAAAAAAATATCTGTTAGTTCTGAGAAAATAAACAATAAAAAAGAAATAATATTTGATATACCTGTAAATATCACTATAGAATTAGGTAGAACAAAAATTAAAATAAGAGAACTACTAAATTTTTCAAAAGGAAGTATGCTTTTTTTAAACACACAAAAAGAGGAGCCTTTAAAAATTTTTGCTAATGACAAATTAGTTGCGCTTGGTGAAATTGTTATGTCAGAAAACACATATGGTGTGCGAATTATTAATATAAAAAATTCTTTAAATACTATGAATTGATAAATTTGAATTTTATGAAAAATAATATTGAATCACAATTAACATTAAATAATTCCCAATCAGTATTTAATAATATCAATTTTTTTCAAATAGCTAGTTCATTAGGACAAATAATATTATTAATATTAGTTTTAAGTTGGATTATAAAAAAAATTTCATTAAACAAAAATAAAAAAAATTCTTATATAAATATTATAGAAAAAATATCATTAGGATCCAATGAAGCTATTGTCATGATAGAAATAGAAAAGGTAAAATTAATATTAGGTGTAACAAAAACTAATATTACTCATCTGCATACATTAACATCTCAATTAAAAGACGAGTTACCTAGTAAAGAAGAAAAAATTATGTTGCCAAAAAAAAATTGTTACGATTTTTTCAAAAATTTTACTAAAATGTTTTTGAAAAAAACAATGCTTTATAAAACTATTCCATTTTTATTTTTATTATTATTTTCTTCCTTGGTTTATGCTGATATACCCGGACCAACGATTCATAATTTAAATGATGGAACTCAAACTTGGTCGCTACCTATACAAACTTTAGTTTTTTTAACTGCACTTACTTTTCTTCCAGCTTTTCTTTTAATGATGACTAGTTTTACCCGAATTATTATTGTTTTTGGATTACTAAGAAACGCTTTAGGAACTCCATATGCCCCTCCTAATCAAATATTATTAGGTTTAGCGCTTTTTTTAACTTTTTTTATAATGTCTCCAACTTTTGAGAAAGTTTATGAAGAAGCTTATATTCCTTTTAGTAAGGAACAAATCAATATGGACGAAGCTATTTTAAAAGGTTCAATTCCATTGAAAAAATTTAT
This region of Buchnera aphidicola (Aphis craccivora) genomic DNA includes:
- the gltX gene encoding glutamate--tRNA ligase translates to MKVKTRFAPSPTGNLHIGSIRTALYSWLFARRHNGKFVLRIEDTDFERSNSSSVQSIFQGLKWLGLNWDEGPYFQTERLKRYKEVIEIMLKTGNAYKCYCSPKEIEEERSKQISEGKKPRYTGVCRNLKTQYNINKQYTIRFKNPTFGKVTFEDKIRGKITFNNIELDDLIIQRSNGIPTYNFCVVIDDLDMNITHVIRGEDHINNTPRQINILKSLKARIPIYAHVSMILNENGKKFSKRENAENIIEYNKKGFLPEALINYIIRLGWSHGNQEIFTISELKKLFNLDAINKSASTFSMKKLLWLNKYYINNLPLSYVANLLKDYMKNENINIESGPNLECLLNLYKNRFHTLQDIAYSFRFFYEEFKFFNIKSDNKYLILKNFYILKEIYNKLKQLSFWTIEVLSKVINNQSIESNIELKEINILLRVVLTGSMHSPNIISIIFLLGKEKTLSRFKKAIIFIEKTKNKNIN
- the ligA gene encoding NAD-dependent DNA ligase LigA: MKKIKYQIDELRKKILKYDYFYHTLDKPMISDSEYDYLLNQLYDLELKYKEFITPDSPTQKIGSNLLDKFKKVTHFFPMLSLENTFHLNGYLKFENRIKKNFTANYIIDFCCELKIDGIAVSLIYESGTLVRAATRGDGYLGENVTQNIKTIKSIPIKLKGSNIPKRLEVRGEVFMLKSEFFKLNNKGLSIKKKYFSNPRNAAAGSLRQIDSTITAKRKLMFFCHGFNFFEEIKFFQTHYEVLIQLKNWGIPINKDMLVCSDHLEILNFYKKFEKNRLLFDFDIDGIVIKVNSLYLQKKLGSNNKSPRWAIAFKYPSKEEITKLNDVKFEVGRTGVITPVAYFNPVYISGVLIKKASLHNKNEINRLNLYFNDYIIIQRSGDVIPKIVNVIKSKRLENAKKIFFPIYCPVCNSKLISNKGGKIIRCLSGLICDAQKKKIFCHFFSKNALNANGLGPKVINELIQKKIVLNLIDFFYLTENQLKNIENIGKKKSVKIIKTILQSKKTTMSRFIYALGIFSVGEVVAQKLSNYFNIFNNLMYASKQELELIDGIGKVVANNIFNYFSISENKKLVKKLTEILSIIPYSKNFFNAKIEHIFNKDIVITGIFKEYSRNELKEILIKLGARIGNKVSKKTKLLIFGEKVGRKFLEAEKLNIQMINEKELYTLLKSIN
- the fliE gene encoding flagellar hook-basal body complex protein FliE, yielding MFIDNIHNQNIYTKINFLDENKKNIKESDNFTQFFQNALGEINNIQNNAKKNIEKFELNPSSISLNDVMINLQKSSISIELAIQIRNKIISAYKEIMSQQI
- the fliF gene encoding flagellar basal-body MS-ring/collar protein FliF — encoded protein: MNFSAIEESISEEKNKFSNFLSYFFKNARVLIILLALAVITTISISVWRKSSDYQILYNNLSIEDSEFIIDYLNQMKIPYQFSENSKKLLVPKNQIYDLRLHFSEKNLPRSGVGFEILDKEKFGISQFNEQINYQRALEGELARTIERINVVKNARIHIAIPKSSLFLQDKKKPSASVILSLKSGTALNSNQTNAILHLISNSISDLSVDNITIVDEFGKLLNDTSLESNQINDVKLRYSEQIESRYANKIQSILEPLFGVGNVHAQVTAQIDFNSQEKTREKYEPNTNYEDQSIRSHQTSINDKIKSKKDNDENHYSLRNNLPNSNYNKAKKSDTVKNHKPFKGSFINSNSTINHDDTINYELNHTLSHIKMNVGEVKRLSAAVVVNFIQNKTGKAVPLNSKQIKNIKNLVCESIGYSKIRGDSVHVINEPFAAYDNKNTFTKFNNFNQPNIFNTFSILIPWCILALFLLYFLKKYIFSFSKNTFKNKRLDKRNIKKEIVNSNENESANNVKTKVFKNLNTENTDNLVHQICNISNQNPRVIASIIRQWMSDKK